The following proteins are co-located in the Abditibacteriota bacterium genome:
- a CDS encoding ferrous iron transport protein A, with amino-acid sequence MKTLSDVSIGSSARVVKIHGEGALRRRIMDMGITKGTEIFVRKAAPLGDPLEMTLRGYELTLRREDAASIEVE; translated from the coding sequence ATGAAAACACTCAGTGATGTCAGCATTGGCTCCAGCGCCCGTGTCGTGAAGATCCACGGCGAAGGCGCGCTGCGGCGCCGCATAATGGACATGGGCATCACCAAGGGCACCGAGATCTTCGTCAGGAAGGCTGCTCCCTTGGGCGATCCTCTTGAAATGACGCTGCGGGGCTACGAGCTCACCCTCCGCCGTGAGGACGCAGCCAGCATAGAGGTCGAATAA